Proteins encoded within one genomic window of Microtus ochrogaster isolate Prairie Vole_2 linkage group LG4, MicOch1.0, whole genome shotgun sequence:
- the Zdbf2 gene encoding DBF4-type zinc finger-containing protein 2 isoform X2: MERFMQDVLDHHPDNYQDNSSAPNEAAAAAPPPPPPAAAAPAAAEPPEVIVLDDSDEKEDDSEESSGEMLSEDSESVEEIECRPGTSQECAEVPVRPSVIQRLERGQQQSLELAHRIESGVKTVNAVGGVQATARGEELVRPPVICNAPASSLLRGSVERPVVANSVPRLALAVASDSFAACDTENLDTYFDPPDQGSSDSQSRPKAKDPKKKPLSINLDKLLAQRDLRAKGASFSPVVRVRELTGAELCSLRVESSSESGASAARNRSETDTPSDAAREGAIPKRREASRSNVVHPQEEATLVLNRPSLLRQTCSVSSEVQLDRGSLQPVPGHSQATVNDLSHLEEEEEEEEEEVDLEYESYESGGSDMSFDCASSCQSPSPLSELSPIEINESEEVQADVQPSDETPTVSGATSDNGSSSRQGHTNRSQVITQNTQLIRLVDESYESSGSEVNFDGEDSLPSTSRGPPLLAAANLPTQMAVRLVDSYGSGSSEPWEDSGSSADEIPAAVGQQQPLQATHAHLVDENYGSSSFSSDSDAAPQMPAQERSPRGRDPQQQDERQPSSAGARPERDEPQREAEELSVPSQSTSRGDMNCESHGPEMGFLADAQLEADQSPVNPEDIDVDLEDQSVHSGISNLSFDSHASYQSANDEPQGAWDEVNLDELNADMDAKSYAYSSSELTFDSDSPLLSATEHSLLDAEGLNEDDFDLDEESCVSSSSDITFDSDIPDDSVADQLRVAVYEEEPVDLENKSYESCVSEITYDSDIPLHSGNGHPEVIIQEEESAPLEGKDDNPSGSEICLDSNTNSNTKKTNSPKEEQVHIQQKENEPTDSELSLNCDTPNSKPGCSEDPMTVRVSETGLDSHAPFQSVIRKGEATVENVCPQQETHAQLPSQGAESHSELNSASSASHSVAEPYVGKKAKRKTKHLEEVRSDDEYGDSQPAAWKGDHVDSRDERAAPRGTGGNLDATGCLDSAISQPQLAVNENHVEPEDTNSRPGDSEADADSAGHFDSLSQEDDVMTKMNEWKEEAKVLEKKISELIYSKLIHDSTASFPSAMDQLELALKQINLDSSDQMSLENNSQDASSATNLDSDVSVQSIAEPPETALLEPEHAELEGRNHGSRDSEISCDPNYSVQPEADQHSDSHENRGQMEKDDLEGEGDEMQGFGVTSASSVPQSLAGQTEVEVVEEISCWGDCGDLEDNTVESSDSKINFHPDEPLQSVRNTAQESVQEINLLRGHVSPHDSDCEPCISAVVPISNVIFCSVIQKPRHLPEMSIDPCDGPEMGTDPSDPCQSVAGCLQKPVQEMNLKEDRIYLEDKSYKLVDLEPTYYPDDPVQCVTAPSVDSVSVREVDVQTENQNDVENEVFQPYCSEAVCRSGSHLQSDVGPPPVFCREADPERNELVTAGSSEPCEPAVLYDSDVSFQIVVNQPQTSDGEAESPQVVLLNVVPSDSDCDREVISDSNISLQLETNDTNTDSAGPAAMGRSYCRFCRCDYEASQSATNQSKESFRIINRNNDYIILGDPTCPSCGHELTFTADSSDQPSTSQCHVSDRVRAAPEEQSPQPHCSNRSCSLEDTTRPVICQPQEPAQGASFWEVPRNVAFRDRSWASSSFAARHAARAVSVIRPTTVKHIPLKIPDADPEPERRRADGPEPDPDQPQPAKKSRDLKKVTFDMRVTKYEYLPYPWYPEEYAQAYAEEYAREYAQVYAEGYAREYAQVYAQGFAQGYAQEYAEGYAQRYAQAYAQEYAQRYAQAYAQEYAQAYAQAYAREFAREYAQGYAGGNAQEYAQEPAQGHAEGNAQVPAQEHAEGNAQDPAQEHAEGNAQEHAEGNAQEYAQEHAQGNAEENAQEHAEEHAEEHAEGDPNELVHEASPQVPPPFVEETQSQASGDEVETHTQDFHGHLYGYYHGCPETERGATSVHAALVHSEGDAGDAEDKPSCAPAEGPSVASQNRVEGVRPGTQASPGKKRKMAGQEGELPRKKHFYYDSQKKEKAPSGSSESPAAPTAPVPPDSLVSIFSSLCMTEGQSLSQPKAKPGSDGASQAAPSQPPTTTVINAPQNPTGPDGDTAEKAGGDPGQSGASATASASTSTSASTSRPSVPSASIMAAPKKRTIQRFLEDQSASAEKPAVSAAETPNANSQQSRLNRDSAKMFLKSIKKELLDSKNQKKFWKKKMAATHLKMCLLKNAYKTVVLRKKSKLASEKLAMWIQLKANDILRKYGNRGPGVRRNRQSKTVLIRKQLRKKKMVARKIKEAKKAAEEARSRLSLSISPAVPEEPQPSTAAGPAELPASLPEAAGRKRYRKKYYRRKKLLPVREYDLRSSSSASSSDRMVTRLASKSKQ, from the exons CTCTGCACCAAatgaggcagcagcagcagcaccaccaccaccaccaccagcagcagcagcaccagcagcagctgAGCCACCGGAAGTGATTGTTTTGGATGATTCAGATGAAAAGGAGGACGACAGTGAAGAGAGCAGCGGAGAGATGCTCTCCGAGGATTCAGAATCTGTGGAAGAGATAGAGTGTAGGCCTGGCACTTCTCAGGAATGTGCAGAGGTTCCAGTCCGACCATCGGTTATTCAAAGGCTGGAGCGGGGGCAGCAGCAGTCCTTGGAGTTGGCTCATAGGATTGAGAGTGGTGTGAAAACAGTTAATGCAGTTGGGGGTGTTCAGGCTACAGCTAGAGGAGAAGAGTTAGTGCGTCCCCCAGTGATTTGTAATGCTCCTGCCAGCTCTTTGCTTAGAGGCTCTGTCGAGAGACCAGTTGTGGCTAACAGTGTTCCTCGGTTAGCACTGGCAGTGGCTTCAGATTCCTTTGCAGCTTGTGACACAGAGAACCTTGACACATACTTTGACCCCCCAGATCAGGGCTCTAGCGATTCACAGTCTCGACCCAAAGCAAAAGATccaaaaaagaaacctttaagtATTAATTTAGACAAATTGCTTGCACAGAGAGATCTCAGAGCTAAGGGTGCGTCTTTTTCCCCTGTTGTACGAGTGCGTGAGCTAACAGGTGCCGAGCTTTGTTCTCTAAGAGTTGAGTCGTCTTCTGAGTCAGGGGCAAGCGCAGCAAGAAACCGCAGTGAGACTGACACACCCTCAGATGCAGCCCGTGAAGGTGCCATTCCAAAGCGTCGTGAGGCATCTCGTTCAAATGTAGTTCATCCCCAAGAAGAAGCAACTTTGGTTCTTAACAGGCCATCACTTCTGAGACAAACGTGCTCGGTGAGTTCTGAAGTGCAGCTTGATCGTGGCTCTCTTCAGCCAGTACCTGGTCATTCCCAAGCTACCGTAAATGACTTAAGtcatttggaggaagaggaagaagaggaggaggaggaggttgaCCTAGAGTATGAGAGCTATGAGTCTGGAGGTTCTGACATGAGTTTTGATTGTGCGTCCTCTTGCCAGTCACCGAGTCCGCTGTCTGAACTGAGCCCtatagaaataaatgaatcagAAGAAGTGCAGGCTGATGTCCAGCCTAGCGATGAAACACCTACTGTTTCCGGAGCAACTTCTGATAATGGCAGCAGTTCCCGTCAGGGGCATACCAACCGTTCTCAAGTGATTACACAGAACACACAGCTCATCCGTTTGGTTGATGAAAGCTACGAGTCTAGCGGCTCTGAGGTGAATTTCGATGGCGAGGACTCTCTTCCGTCCACCAGTCGCGGTCCCCCACTGCTGGCGGCAGCAAACCTTCCTACACAGATGGCTGTCCGCTTGGTAGACAGCTATGGAAGTGGCAGCTCTGAACCATGGGAGGATTCTGGGTCCTCAGCTGATGAGATTCCAGCAGCAGTGGGACAACAACAACCTCTGCAGGCCACCCATGCACACCTGGTCGATGAGAACTACGGGTCAAGTAGCTTCAGTTCTGATAGTGATGCGGCTCCCCAAATGCCTGCTCAAGAAAGAAGCCCGAGAGGCAGAGATCCCCAACAGCAAGATGAACGCCAACCCAGCAGTGCTGGTGCACGTCCTGAGCGTGATGAGccccagagagaagcagaagaactCAGTGTTCCCAGCCAGAGTACCAGCCGTGGGGATATGAACTGTGAGTCTCATGGTCCTGAAATGGGTTTTCTTGCTGATGCTCAATTAGAGGCTGACCAATCTCCAGTAAACCCTGAGGACATAGATGTTGACCTAGAGGATCAGAGTGTTCACTCTGGCATTTCTAATCTAAGTTTTGATTCCCATGCTTCTTATCAGTCAGCTAATGATGAACCTCAAGGGGCTTGGGATGAAGTAAATCTTGATGAGTTAAATGCTGACATGGACGCTAAGAGCTATGCCTACTCCAGTTCTGAGTTGACATTTGATTCCGATTCCCCTCTTCTGTCAGCTACTGAGCATTCTCTGCTGGATGCTGAAGGACTGAACGAAGATGACTTTGACCTGGACGAAGAGAGCTGTGTGTCAAGTAGCTCTGACATAACTTTTGATTCCGACATTCCCGATGACTCAGTAGCTGACCAACTTCGAGTAGCTGTTTATGAGGAGGAACCTGTTGATCTGGAAAATAAGAGTTATGAATCTTGTGTTTCTGAAATAACATATGATTCTGATATTCCTCTTCATTCAGGAAACGGTCACCCTGAAGTAATCATTCAGGAAGAAGAAAGCGCTCCCTTAGAAGGGAAGGATGACAACCCCAGTGGTTCTGAGATATGTTTGGATTCTAATACTAATTCTAATACTAAAAAGACAAATTCTCCTAAAGAAGAGCAGGTACACatacaacaaaaggaaaatgagcctACTGATTCTGAACTAAGTTTGAATTGCGATACTCCTAACTCAAAGCCTGGATGTTCTGAAGATCCCATGACAGTTCGTGTTTCTGAAACAGGACTTGATTCTCATGCCCCCTTTCAGTCAGTCATTCGCAAAGGTGAAGCAACTGTCGAAAATGTATGCCCTCAGCAAGAGACGCATGCTCAGCTGCCAAGTCAAGGTGCAGAATCTCATTCTGAACTCAACTCCgcttcttctgcttctcattcAGTGGCAGAACCTTATGTAGGGAAGAAAGCCAAGAGAAAGACGAAGCATCTGGAGGAAGTCAGGAGTGACGACGAGTACGGCGACTCTCAGCCAGCTGCTTGGAAAGGGGACCATGTTGACTCAAGAGATGAAAGGGCTGCGCCCAGAGGAACTGGAGGAAATCTCGATGCTACTGGTTGTCTTGATTCAGCCATCAGCCAGCCTCAGCTAGCTGTGAACGAAAACCATGTTGAACCGGAAGACACAAACAGCAGACCTGGTGATTCTGAAGCAGATGCTGATTCTGCCGGCCACTTTGACTCACTGTCTCAAGAGGACGACGTGATGACAAAGATGAACGAGTGGAAAGAAGAGGCAAAGGTTCTCGAAAAGAAGATCAGTGAACTTATCTATTCAAAACTAATACATGATTCCActgcctcttttccttctgcaaTGGATCAACTTGAACTAGctcttaaacaaataaatcttgataGTTCCGATCAAATGTCCTTGGAAAACAACAGCCAGGATGCCAGTTCTGCAACAAACTTGGATTCGGATGTCTCCGTTCAGTCAATAGCTGAACCACCGGAAACAGCTCTTTTGGAGCCTGAACACGCTGAACTTGAAGGTAGGAATCACGGGTCTCGTGATTCTGAAATAAGCTGCGATCCTAACTACTCTGTCCAGCCGGAGGCTGATCAGCACAGTGACAGCCATGAAAACAGAGGTCAGATGGAGAAAGATGACCTGGAAGGTGAGGGGGATGAAATGCAGGGTTTTGGAGTCACAAGTGCTTCCAGTGTTCCTCAGTCATTGGCTGGCCAAACTGAAGTTGAAGTAGTTGAGGAGATCAGCTGCTGGGGAGACTGCGGTGATTTGGAAGATAACACTGTTGAATCTAGTGATTCAAAAATAAACTTCCATCCTGACGAACCGCTCCAGTCTGTGCGCAATACAGCTCAAGAGTCTGTTCAAGAAATAAATTTACTGAGGGGACATGTTAGTCCACATGATAGTGACTGTGAGCCCTGCATCTCTGCAGTAGTGCCcatttcaaatgtcattttttgCTCAGTAATTCAGAAGCCACGACATTTGCCTGAAATGAGCATTGATCCCTGTGATGGTCCTGAAATGGGTACTGATCCCAGTGATCCTTGTCAGTCAGTAGCAGGCTGTCTTCAAAAACCTGTCCAGGAAATGAATCTGAAGGAAGACCGTATTTACCTGGAAGATAAGAGCTACAAGCTCGTTGATTTAGAACCAACTTACTACCCTGATGATCCTGTTCAGTGTGTGACAGCTCCATCAGTGGACAGTGTGTCTGTCAGAGAAGTAGATGTGCAAACAGAGAATCAGAATGATGTAGAAAATGAGGTCTTTCAGCCATATTGTTCTGAAGCAGTGTGCCGTTCCGGTTCTCATCTGCAGTCCGACGTTGGCCCACCTCCAGTGTTTTGCAGAGAAGCAGACCCCGAGAGGAATGAGCTTGTCACAGCGGGGTCCAGCGAGCCTTGCGAGCCTGCAGTGCTGTACGACTCTGACGTGTCTTTTCAGATAGTAGTTAACCAGCCTCAAACGTCCGACGGAGAAGCAGAATCCCCACAGGTGGTGCTGTTGAATGTTGTGCCCAGTGACAGTGATTGTGACCGGGAAGTCATTTCTGATTCAAATATTTCTCTTCAGCTAGAAACCAATGATACAAATACAGATTCTGCTGGGCCTGCAGCAATGGGAAGGTCCTACTGTAGATTCTGTCGTTGTGATTATGAAGCCTCTCAGTCAGCGACAAATCAATCCAAGGAAAGTTTCAGAATAATAAATCGGAACAACGACTACATTATTCTGGGAGATCCCACTTGTCCGTCTTGTGGTCATGAACTCACTTTCACTGCTGATTCCTCTGATCAGCCCTCTACCAGCCAGTGCCACGTGTCTGACCGTGTCCGTGCTGCCCCAGAGGAGCAGAGCCCCCAGCCTCACTGCTCTAACAGAAGCTGCAGTCTGGAAGATACGACTCGGCCAGTGATTTGCCAGCCGCAGGAACCAGCCCAAGGCGCCAGTTTTTGGGAAGTTCCAAGAAATGTTGCCTTTCGAGACAGGAGCTGGGCATCAAGTAGTTTTGCAGCTCGGCATGCCGCCCGTGCTGTGTCGGTGATCCGCCCGACCACTGTGAAGCACATCCCTTTGAAGATACCAGATGCAGATCCAGAACCCGAGCGTCGTCGGGCTGATGGACCTGAACCAGACCCTGACCAACCTCAGCCTGCTAAGAAAAGCCGCGACCTTAAGAAGGTAACTTTTGACATGAGAGTAACCAAGTACGAATATCTACCATATCCTTGGTACCCAGAAGAGTATGCGCAAGCGTATGCAGAAGAGTATGCACGAGAGTATGCACAAGTGTATGCAGAAGGGTATGCACGAGAGTATGCACAAGTGTATGCACAAGGGTTTGCACAAGGGTATGCACAAGAGTATGCTGAGGGGTATGCACAAAGGTATGCACAAGCGTATGCACAAGAGTATGCACAAAGGTATGCACAAGCATATGCACAAGAGTATGCACAAGCGTATGCACAAGCATATGCACGAGAGTTTGCACGAGAGTATGCACAGGGGTATGCAGGAGGGAATGCACAGGAGTATGCACAAGAGCCTGCACAGGGACATGCAGAAGGGAATGCACAGGTGCCTGCACAGGAACATGCAGAAGGGAATGCACAGGATCCTGCACAGGAACATGCAGAAGGGA ATGCACAGGAACATGCAGAAGGGAATGCACAGGAGTATGCACAAGAACATGCACAAGGGAATGCAGAGGAGAATGCACAAGAGCATGCAGAGGAGCATGCAGAGGAGCACGCAGAAGGGGATCCTAATGAACTGGTTCATGAAGCCTCACCTCAGGTCCCTCcgccatttgttgaagaaactCAGTCTCAGGCGAGCGGAGATGaggtggaaacacacacacaggactttCACGGTCATCTCTACGGTTACTACCACGGTTGCCCTGAGACCGAGAGGGGCGCCACATCGGTTCACGCCGCATTGGTGCACAGTGAAGGTGACGCTGGAGACGCCGAGGACAAACCGTCCTGTGCCCCCGCGGAGGGCCCCAGTGTGGCTTCTCAGAACCGGGTGGAAGGAGTCAGGCCTGGAACCCAAGCAAgtcctgggaagaaaagaaagatggccGGACAAGAGGGAGAGTTGCCAAGAAAGAAGCATTTCTACTATGACagccagaaaaaggaaaaagccccGAGCGGGAGCAGCGAGTCGCCTGCAGCCCCGACGGCGCCCGTGCCGCCCGATTCCTTggtctccattttctcctctctgtgtATGACGGAAGGTCAGTCTTTGAGCCAACCTAAGGCGAAGCCTGGCAGCGACGGGGCCTCGCAAGCTGCTCCTAGCCAACCACCTACGACAACCGTGATTAATGCTCCGCAGAACCCGACGGGACCGGACGGTGACACAGCTGAGAAAGCTGGCGGGGACCCCGGTCAGAGCGGCGCCAGCGCCACCGCCAGcgccagcaccagcaccagcgcCAGCACCAGCAGGCCTAGCGTGCCTTCGGCATCCATCATGGCAGCGCCCAAGAAGAGAACGATTCAAAGGTTCCTCGAGGATCAGTCTGCATCTGCAGAAAAGCCGGCTGTGAGCGCTGCTGAAACTCCCAATGCTAATTCCCAGCAGTCTCGTTTGAATCGTGACAGTGCCAAAATGTTTCTCAAGTCAATCAAAAAGGAGCTTTTGGAcagtaaaaatcaaaagaaattttggaaaaagaagaTGGCAGCTACACATCTCAAAATGTGCTTACTCAAAAATGCTTACAAAACAGTGGTTCTCCGGAAAAAATCAAAACTAGCTTCAGAAAAACTGGCTATGTGGATTCAGCTGAAAGCGAACGATATCCTTAGGAAGTACGGTAACAGAGGCCCTGGTGTGCGCAGGAACCGTCAGTCAAAGACTGTTCTTATTCGAAAGcagctgaggaagaagaagatggtCGCCAGGAAGATAAAGGAGGCCAAGAAAGCAGCCGAAGAAGCGCGCTCCCGGCTGAGCCTTTCCATCAGCCCGGCCGTGCCTGAAGAGCCCCAGCCAAGCACCGCTGCAGGGCCCGCTGAGCTGCCTGCCAGTCTTCCCGAGGCTGCAGGAAGAAAGCGCTACCGGAAAAAGTACTACCGCAGAAAGAAGCTTCTTCCTGTGAGAGAGTATGACCTGAGAAGCTCAAGTTCCGCCTCCAGCTCCGACAGGATGGTGACGCGCCTTGCCAGCAAGTCGAAGCAGTGA